From one Triticum aestivum cultivar Chinese Spring chromosome 4B, IWGSC CS RefSeq v2.1, whole genome shotgun sequence genomic stretch:
- the LOC123091684 gene encoding protein GRAVITROPIC IN THE LIGHT 1, whose translation MIRPGSKESQNYDNNSQKVYPQPIDENMNQNMDTMDSMIGRIFNNISSLKAAYIQLQEAHTPYDPDKIQTADKLVIDELTRLSELKHTYRERNPKPVAASPQDSRLLSEIQEQQNLLKTYEVMVKKFQSQIQNRDTEITLLQQQIDEAKHRKSKLEKKLKQRGLLNKESEESDEEENYFSIELTPSLFTSATDNAYQSIHDFSKPLINMMKAAGWDLDAAANAIEPDVVYTRRAHKKYAFESYICQRMFSGFHEESFSIKAATASVSNEAFFHQFLAVRAMDPLDVLSQNPDSVFGKFCRSKYLLLVHPKMEGSFFGNMDQRNYVMSGGHPRTAFYQAFLKLAKSIWLLHRLAYSFDPKVRVFQVKKGSEFSEIHMESVVKNMVLDESAERPKVGLMVMPGFLIGTSVIQARVYLSDVKYAD comes from the coding sequence ATGATCCGACCAGGCTCCAAGGAGTCACAAAATTATGATAACAACAGCCAGAAAGTTTATCCTCAACCAATTGATGAAAATATGAATCAGAACATGGACACGATGGACAGTATGATTGGAAGGATATTCAACAACATATCCTCTTTAAAAGCTGCATACATTCAGCTGCAGGAAGCTCACACCCCTTATGACCCGGACAAGATCCAAACTGCTGATAAGCTTGTCATAGATGAGCTCACGAGGCTTTCTGAACTCAAGCATACTTACAGAGAGAGAAATCCTAAGCCAGTAGCAGCATCACCTCAAGATTCACGCTTGCTTTCTGAAATACAGGAACAGCAGAACTTGCTAAAGACATATGAGGTCATGGTGAAGAAGTTCCAGTCACAGATCCAGAATAGAGATACCGAGATTACCCTTCTACAGCAGCAAATCGATGAGGCGAAACATCGGAAAtcaaagctggagaagaaattgaAACAAAGGGGCTTACTTAACAAAGAATCTGAGGAATCTGATGAAGAAGAGAACTACTTCTCTATTGAGCTGACGCCAAGTTTATTTACATCTGCTACTGATAATGCATACCAATCAATACATGATTTCTCGAAGCCCTTGATCAACATGATGAAAGCTGCTGGGTGGGATCTCGATGCTGCTGCTAACGCAATTGAACCTGATGTAGTTTACACAAGGAGAGCTCATAAGAAGTATGCATTTGAGTCCTATATTTGCCAAAGAATGTTCAGTGGTTTCCATGAAGAGAGCTTTTCCATCAAGGCTGCTACTGCCAGTGTCTCCAATGAGGCTTTCTTCCACCAGTTCCTTGCAGTACGAGCCATGGATCCTCTTGATGTATTGAGCCAAAACCCAGATTCTGTTTTCGGAAAGTTCTGCAGGAGCAAATACCtgttacttgtgcatccaaaaatggAAGGTTCTTTCTTCGGTAACATGGATCAGAGAAACTACGTCATGAGCGGTGGCCATCCAAGGACAGCTTTCTATCAGGCATTTCTCAAGTTGGCGAAGTCCATATGGTTATTGCATAGGCTGGCATACTCTTTCGATCCAAAGGTCAGGGTCTTCCAAGTGAAAAAGGGAAGCGAGTTCTCGGAGATTCACATGGAAAGCGTAGTCAAGAACATGGTCTTGGATGAAAGTGCCGAGAGGCCTAAAGTAGGTTTAATGGTGATGCCTGGTTTCTTGATTGGGACTAGCGTCATACAGGCCCGAGTGTACCTTTCAGATGTCAAATACGCTGACTGA